In Paenibacillus sp. FSL M7-0420, a single genomic region encodes these proteins:
- a CDS encoding carbohydrate binding domain-containing protein, translating to MTKQSRYLRKITALLLGGLLTVPALVSPVSADIAATHVYHNHMPNFWAYYDLNTYNSTPVGSPIRYTYDGEVIQLKQNPPTGYPYYLPNGSPMPHDDLVSYYSHHAKTGAYLTWPWSVANTLHSNHPQAQMHVTMSGSVVNNVNSIIQQGNVSGYNNPAWGTPWKNAVNQLRTTGGDNMLDLIHFSGHHSMGPLVGNDYLLKDMIYHGATMAQPYFLGSSYKSSKGFFPTELGFSERIIPVLNKLGIQWSVIGNNHFSRTLKDYPLLDSPGTDTMISPPNRSDLQNVSTAGAWVSEPMFNEQQVVHNKYPFASTAHWVRYVDPATGVESRVVGVPVAQAQSWEEGYLGQVKADVLKPYENLVAQKQIFVVAHDGDNSSGRAGSEETWRNAGNVTYASSGVTGMGIDEYLRSNTPAASDVVHVQDGSWIDTRDSSSDPTWYHWHLPFGIWKGQFAAFNQVNGAAYAPKKNLAGAEEGMTVSFEKGYHYLERNFALLQASLNYAKTAEQIWLEEHPNYWKPANPLDREVTYEGNQLNPWMLSYPVKGNAANDYAGGANPAELAWYFLLPAMDSGFGYYDENVDDSVKPALSFNQSLYFSKPYVSQKLAKDKTGPSVWWPQRYPYNPGSANVSKAEGWTLQHYNNAFAIYTYAFDTSGISEIKVKVRPHRDKTADAADNSFKVYDPAGLAAAGVPDIDPAKVGAWTEYPMNVRDLSADINGVDWQPSSKTIMQKVPATDIGNLYFSYISDYRDQLLDYYIEAKDAKGNVTKSDIQQVYVGAGKYKLENGKYKESMQGTIEGTHPFITDVPAVPDTEAPAVPGNFQATVINASSIGLTWNAATDNIRVTGYEIYRNGVRIGTTTSTSYTDSGLSANTAYEYRVKAYDASGNLSGFSAAATTTTPAGNNVTLYYKQGYSTPYIHYRPVGGTWTTAPGVAIPAAQVAGYHKITINIGAATQLEACFNNGSGTWDSNGGSNYLFGTGTWTYTGSGKIQPGPPAEPTATPTVTPTVAPTATPTVSPTATPTVAPTVAPSATPTIAPTPTPVPTATPAGNTATIYYKNTAFSNSYIHYKLDGATTWTTSPGVQMQASTFSGYKSIIIPLGNATGLTAAFNNGSGTWDNNGGNNYHFGTGSSSLTGGHLITSEPQADSVTFRVSVPGSTPANAPVYLTGSFNSWNAADPAYLLTRGSDGVHSITLSLPAGSVVTYKLTRGSWGTVETTSSGADIANRTLTPAGGAQTVTLSVQRWKDQ from the coding sequence ATGACCAAGCAATCCAGGTACCTGCGCAAAATTACAGCCCTGCTCCTGGGCGGGCTTCTAACCGTTCCGGCATTAGTGTCCCCTGTCTCGGCAGATATTGCCGCTACGCATGTCTATCATAATCATATGCCGAATTTCTGGGCTTACTATGATCTGAACACTTATAATTCCACGCCTGTAGGCAGCCCGATCCGTTATACCTACGATGGCGAAGTCATCCAGCTGAAGCAGAATCCGCCTACGGGATATCCCTATTATCTGCCGAATGGATCTCCCATGCCCCACGATGACCTGGTCTCTTACTATTCCCATCACGCCAAGACAGGTGCGTATTTAACCTGGCCCTGGAGTGTGGCGAACACGCTGCACAGCAATCATCCCCAGGCACAGATGCATGTCACCATGTCGGGGTCAGTAGTGAACAATGTGAACAGTATTATACAACAAGGAAATGTAAGCGGATACAATAATCCGGCCTGGGGAACCCCTTGGAAGAACGCTGTGAATCAGCTTCGGACCACAGGCGGGGACAACATGCTCGACCTGATTCATTTCTCCGGACACCATTCTATGGGACCTCTGGTCGGCAACGATTATTTGCTCAAGGATATGATCTATCATGGAGCTACAATGGCTCAGCCTTATTTCCTGGGCAGCAGCTATAAGTCATCGAAGGGATTTTTTCCGACAGAGCTGGGGTTCTCAGAGCGGATCATCCCGGTGCTGAATAAGCTCGGCATCCAGTGGTCCGTGATCGGCAACAACCATTTCTCCCGCACACTTAAGGATTATCCGCTGCTGGACAGTCCAGGCACAGATACGATGATCTCACCGCCCAACCGCAGCGATCTGCAGAATGTAAGCACGGCCGGGGCCTGGGTGAGTGAACCGATGTTCAATGAACAGCAGGTGGTTCACAATAAATATCCTTTTGCCTCAACGGCCCATTGGGTCCGTTATGTGGACCCGGCAACCGGGGTTGAATCGAGAGTGGTTGGCGTGCCTGTTGCCCAGGCGCAGTCCTGGGAAGAGGGGTATCTCGGCCAGGTAAAAGCAGATGTGCTTAAGCCGTATGAGAATCTGGTTGCGCAGAAGCAGATTTTTGTCGTGGCCCATGACGGGGATAATTCTTCGGGCCGGGCCGGCTCCGAGGAGACCTGGCGTAATGCCGGGAATGTCACCTATGCCAGCAGCGGTGTGACTGGAATGGGGATCGATGAGTATCTGCGCAGCAATACACCGGCCGCTTCCGATGTGGTCCATGTGCAGGACGGCTCCTGGATCGATACCCGGGATTCGTCCTCCGATCCAACCTGGTACCACTGGCATCTGCCGTTTGGGATCTGGAAAGGCCAGTTCGCGGCCTTCAATCAGGTGAACGGGGCTGCTTACGCCCCGAAGAAGAATCTGGCGGGTGCCGAGGAAGGCATGACGGTATCCTTCGAGAAGGGCTATCATTATCTGGAGCGTAATTTCGCGTTATTACAAGCTTCCCTGAACTATGCCAAGACCGCCGAGCAGATCTGGCTGGAGGAGCATCCGAATTACTGGAAGCCGGCGAACCCGCTGGACCGTGAGGTGACCTACGAAGGCAACCAATTGAATCCGTGGATGCTTTCTTATCCTGTGAAGGGGAACGCTGCGAATGATTACGCCGGAGGTGCCAATCCCGCTGAGCTGGCCTGGTATTTCCTGCTGCCTGCGATGGACTCGGGGTTCGGTTATTACGATGAGAATGTGGATGACAGTGTGAAGCCGGCGTTGTCCTTCAATCAATCGCTGTATTTCTCGAAGCCCTATGTGTCGCAAAAGCTGGCCAAAGACAAAACCGGCCCCTCCGTCTGGTGGCCCCAGCGTTACCCGTACAATCCGGGCAGCGCCAATGTCAGCAAGGCAGAGGGCTGGACCCTGCAGCATTACAATAATGCTTTTGCCATCTATACGTATGCCTTCGACACCAGCGGAATCAGCGAGATCAAGGTAAAGGTCCGGCCACACCGCGATAAGACGGCAGACGCAGCGGATAATTCGTTCAAAGTATATGATCCCGCAGGTCTGGCCGCAGCAGGAGTACCTGATATTGATCCCGCCAAGGTTGGTGCGTGGACAGAATACCCGATGAATGTCCGTGACCTGAGCGCCGATATTAACGGTGTCGACTGGCAGCCGAGCAGCAAGACGATTATGCAGAAGGTTCCGGCCACGGATATCGGGAACCTGTATTTCTCCTACATCTCCGATTACCGGGATCAGCTGTTAGACTACTATATTGAAGCCAAGGATGCTAAAGGCAATGTGACCAAAAGCGATATCCAGCAGGTCTATGTCGGCGCCGGCAAATATAAGCTGGAGAACGGCAAATATAAGGAGAGCATGCAAGGTACTATTGAAGGAACGCATCCGTTCATCACAGATGTGCCCGCTGTCCCGGATACTGAAGCTCCGGCTGTTCCAGGTAATTTTCAGGCCACGGTAATTAATGCTTCTTCTATCGGGCTGACCTGGAATGCCGCTACAGATAATATCCGTGTCACCGGCTATGAGATCTACCGCAATGGCGTCCGAATCGGAACAACAACTTCCACCTCATATACAGACAGCGGCTTGTCAGCCAATACAGCATATGAATACAGAGTTAAAGCCTATGATGCCTCCGGCAATCTCTCCGGCTTCAGTGCGGCAGCAACTACCACCACACCGGCGGGCAATAATGTAACGCTCTATTATAAGCAGGGTTATTCGACTCCGTACATCCATTACCGCCCGGTTGGGGGGACCTGGACGACAGCCCCTGGCGTAGCGATTCCGGCGGCGCAAGTGGCAGGCTATCACAAAATCACCATTAATATCGGCGCAGCCACCCAACTCGAAGCCTGCTTCAACAACGGCAGCGGCACCTGGGACAGTAACGGCGGCAGCAATTATCTGTTCGGCACCGGTACCTGGACCTACACCGGGTCTGGCAAAATCCAGCCGGGCCCCCCGGCTGAGCCAACGGCAACGCCGACAGTTACGCCCACTGTAGCTCCGACAGCTACACCAACTGTATCGCCGACCGCCACACCGACTGTAGCACCAACGGTAGCACCGAGCGCAACACCAACCATAGCACCAACACCGACCCCTGTGCCAACCGCCACTCCGGCGGGCAACACCGCGACGATCTATTACAAGAATACGGCATTCAGTAACTCATACATTCATTACAAGCTGGATGGAGCAACTACCTGGACTACTTCACCAGGTGTGCAGATGCAGGCCTCAACCTTCAGCGGCTATAAGTCCATTATCATTCCGCTCGGCAACGCCACAGGCCTAACCGCAGCCTTCAATAATGGCAGCGGGACCTGGGATAACAATGGCGGGAATAACTATCATTTTGGTACCGGCAGCTCCAGTCTGACGGGAGGCCACCTGATTACCAGCGAACCGCAGGCCGACAGCGTCACCTTCCGGGTCAGCGTTCCCGGGTCCACTCCGGCGAATGCTCCGGTCTATCTGACGGGTTCATTCAATAGCTGGAATGCGGCAGATCCGGCCTACCTGCTGACCCGTGGCAGTGACGGCGTCCATTCCATCACCTTGAGCCTTCCGGCAGGCAGCGTCGTGACGTATAAGCTGACGCGCGGAAGCTGGGGCACGGTAGAGACCACATCCAGTGGAGCGGATATTGCGAACCGTACGCTTACGCCGGCAGGCGGAGCACAGACAGTGACGCTAAGCGTGCAGCGCTGGAAGGACCAATAG
- the pnpS gene encoding two-component system histidine kinase PnpS — MKPFRIRLTIILMALIGISMTGAGITMAQLFKDSHISVLEENMSREIKLLSGTFSFMDTSSPDALNYYTEQAERISVLTGSRVTFITKQGRVIGDSEKNPRDMDNHSTREEELLAAKEGIGRAIRYSDTLDREMMYVAGSVSSDQGFDGYIRLSMGLDTVSEGLNRAWMIMAGGLVLLFIAATLVSYKVASSMTSPLEQITRVARRITDLDYDARVPMKRKDEIGQLATAINAMADSLQAQLKTIRDNEDLLQSVLDNMTGGIVMINAEGEIALLNRAAERLLDVKHSEMTGHSYKEIKHHYELTRLIDDGVSAGVPIHEERSIYNPVERIVRLDGVPMIQDGCSRGMLFLLQEVTEIRRLEKMRSEFVANVSHELKTPVAAVKGFAETLLGGGVTDEKTARSFLQIIYDENERLNRLIGDILELSKIESKRVQLECSPVHLIEFFDSVLETLSKVAEKKKITLSSDVPAELFIEGDEDKLRQIFMNLLSNAINYTQDGGNVRVTAVSIQKKDGTESVRFTVSDTGMGIPRKDLPRIFERFYRVDKARSRSSGGTGLGLSIVKHLVELHRGSINVESDLGIGSSFILELPLLQEENL, encoded by the coding sequence ATGAAACCATTCCGCATTCGACTTACCATCATACTTATGGCACTGATAGGAATATCAATGACCGGGGCCGGGATCACCATGGCTCAGCTGTTCAAGGATTCGCATATTTCCGTGCTGGAAGAGAACATGTCCCGGGAAATAAAGCTGCTCTCCGGCACCTTCTCATTCATGGATACCAGCAGCCCGGATGCCCTGAACTACTATACAGAACAGGCAGAGAGGATATCCGTCTTGACCGGGTCACGCGTCACCTTCATTACGAAGCAAGGCCGGGTCATTGGGGACTCGGAGAAGAATCCGCGTGATATGGACAACCACTCTACCCGCGAAGAGGAGCTGCTGGCCGCGAAGGAAGGGATTGGCCGGGCGATCCGTTACAGCGATACATTAGACCGTGAAATGATGTATGTGGCGGGTTCCGTGTCCTCGGATCAGGGCTTTGACGGGTATATCCGGCTGTCGATGGGGCTGGATACCGTATCCGAAGGACTGAACCGGGCGTGGATGATCATGGCAGGCGGGCTGGTGCTGCTGTTCATTGCCGCAACCTTGGTGAGCTACAAGGTGGCTTCCAGTATGACCTCACCGCTGGAGCAGATCACCAGAGTGGCGCGGCGGATTACCGATCTCGATTACGATGCCCGGGTGCCCATGAAGCGCAAGGATGAGATCGGCCAGCTGGCAACAGCCATCAACGCGATGGCCGACAGTCTCCAGGCCCAGCTGAAGACCATCCGCGACAATGAGGACCTGCTGCAGAGCGTACTCGACAATATGACCGGCGGGATCGTGATGATTAACGCTGAAGGGGAGATTGCCCTGCTTAACCGGGCCGCCGAACGGCTGCTCGATGTGAAGCACAGCGAGATGACTGGACATTCCTATAAGGAGATTAAGCATCATTATGAGCTTACCCGGCTGATTGATGATGGAGTGTCCGCAGGTGTACCTATTCACGAGGAGCGCAGCATTTATAATCCGGTGGAGCGGATTGTGCGTCTGGACGGGGTGCCGATGATTCAGGACGGCTGCTCCCGGGGCATGCTGTTCCTGCTTCAGGAGGTTACAGAGATTCGTAGGCTTGAGAAAATGCGCAGCGAATTCGTCGCCAATGTCTCCCACGAGCTGAAGACCCCTGTCGCTGCGGTAAAAGGCTTCGCCGAGACCCTCCTCGGGGGTGGCGTTACGGATGAGAAGACGGCGCGTTCGTTCCTGCAGATTATTTACGATGAGAACGAACGGCTGAACCGCCTGATCGGCGACATTCTGGAGCTGTCCAAAATCGAATCCAAACGCGTTCAGCTGGAATGCTCCCCGGTTCATCTCATCGAGTTCTTCGACTCCGTGCTGGAAACGCTCAGCAAGGTAGCGGAGAAGAAGAAGATTACGCTCAGCTCGGATGTGCCTGCAGAGCTATTCATTGAGGGAGATGAAGACAAGCTGCGCCAGATCTTCATGAATCTGCTCTCCAATGCGATCAACTACACCCAGGACGGGGGCAATGTCAGAGTCACCGCAGTGAGCATCCAGAAGAAGGATGGCACCGAGAGCGTGCGCTTTACAGTCAGTGATACGGGGATGGGAATTCCGCGCAAGGATCTGCCCCGGATCTTTGAACGCTTTTACCGGGTGGACAAAGCCCGCTCCAGAAGCTCCGGCGGAACCGGCCTCGGTCTATCCATCGTGAAGCATCTGGTCGAGCTGCACCGCGGGTCCATTAACGTTGAGAGCGATCTGGGCATCGGCAGCTCGTTCATCCTTGAACTGCCGCTGCTGCAGGAAGAGAATCTATAA
- a CDS encoding response regulator transcription factor translates to MAQRLLVIEDEPTLARLLSYNLTQEGYEVTVEDHGTAGYDRATREPFDLIVLDLMLPGMNGIDILDKLRGQGIRTPVIVLTAKNAEEDVVRGLKSGADDYITKPFGVSELLARVSAVLRRISGIAEEAPPETAVSASTIILGQLEIYPERYEVSLGGQSINLRPKEFEVLLYLARKPGVVLTRDDLMNAVWGFDYIGGQRTVDVHVSSLRKKLELDPESVHIDSIRGVGYKLVVNKKRTPVI, encoded by the coding sequence ATGGCACAACGATTGCTTGTCATTGAAGACGAACCGACACTGGCCCGGCTGCTGTCTTACAACCTGACACAGGAAGGCTACGAGGTGACGGTGGAGGATCATGGAACGGCAGGATATGACCGTGCGACTAGAGAACCTTTTGACTTGATCGTACTGGATCTGATGCTGCCCGGCATGAACGGCATTGACATTCTGGATAAATTGCGTGGACAAGGCATCCGCACACCGGTAATAGTGCTGACGGCCAAGAATGCGGAAGAGGATGTCGTCCGCGGACTGAAGTCCGGGGCGGATGACTATATTACGAAGCCCTTCGGCGTATCCGAGCTGCTGGCCCGGGTCAGCGCTGTACTGCGGAGGATCTCAGGTATTGCCGAAGAAGCTCCGCCCGAGACGGCGGTGTCTGCATCGACGATTATTCTTGGACAGCTGGAGATCTACCCCGAGCGTTATGAAGTCTCGCTGGGCGGGCAGAGCATCAATCTGCGGCCGAAGGAATTTGAAGTGCTGCTGTATCTGGCCCGCAAGCCGGGCGTCGTCCTGACACGGGACGATCTGATGAATGCGGTCTGGGGCTTCGACTATATCGGAGGCCAGCGTACCGTCGATGTGCATGTCAGCTCCCTGCGCAAGAAGCTGGAGCTTGACCCTGAATCCGTGCATATTGATTCCATCCGCGGCGTGGGCTACAAGCTGGTCGTCAACAAGAAGAGAACACCGGTCATTTAA
- the pstB gene encoding phosphate ABC transporter ATP-binding protein PstB, translated as MKSIIDIEKLDLYYESFHALKKVDLQIPEKQVTAFIGPSGCGKSTLLRTLNRMNDMIPGTRIEGKVNIGGKNIYSDEIEVESLRKQVGMVFQQPNPFPKSIYDNVAYGPRLHGVKSKAELDVLVEQSLRQSALWEEVKDFLKKSALSLSGGQQQRLCIARALAVQPDILLMDEATSALDPVSTLKIEELVQELRDKYTIVMVTHNMHQAARVSGRTVFFLNGVIVEAADTELLFSNPKDSRTEDYISGRFG; from the coding sequence ATGAAATCCATCATTGACATAGAGAAGCTAGATCTCTACTATGAGTCATTCCATGCCCTGAAGAAGGTGGATTTGCAGATTCCGGAGAAGCAGGTGACTGCGTTTATCGGACCCTCTGGCTGCGGGAAATCCACACTGCTGCGTACCCTTAACCGTATGAACGACATGATTCCCGGCACACGTATTGAAGGTAAAGTGAACATCGGCGGCAAAAACATCTACAGCGACGAGATCGAAGTGGAGAGTCTGCGCAAGCAGGTGGGGATGGTGTTCCAGCAGCCCAATCCTTTTCCCAAGTCGATCTATGATAACGTGGCTTATGGTCCGCGCCTGCACGGTGTGAAGAGCAAAGCCGAGCTGGATGTCCTGGTAGAGCAAAGCCTGCGCCAGTCAGCACTCTGGGAGGAAGTGAAGGATTTCCTCAAGAAGTCTGCCTTAAGTCTGTCCGGAGGCCAGCAGCAGCGTCTCTGTATTGCCAGAGCCCTTGCCGTACAGCCGGATATTCTGCTGATGGATGAGGCGACTTCAGCGCTCGACCCGGTGTCCACACTCAAGATTGAAGAGCTGGTCCAGGAGCTGCGGGATAAGTATACCATTGTAATGGTCACGCATAATATGCATCAGGCCGCCCGGGTATCGGGACGCACTGTATTTTTCCTGAACGGTGTTATTGTGGAGGCTGCGGACACGGAGCTGCTGTTCTCGAACCCTAAGGATTCCCGCACAGAAGACTATATTTCCGGCCGCTTCGGCTAA
- the phoU gene encoding phosphate signaling complex protein PhoU, which yields MIRRKEFDKDLEELRSLLQQMGEHVTDALDGAILALQTLDTVRAQEIVKADLRLNAMEDRIMEIGSRLIITQQPVAKDLRRIIVAFKISSDLERMGDLALDVAKVTMRIQGQQLIKPLVDIPRMAELVTIMTTEAIQSYLDENTDLAYKMAQDDDQVDGLYSAMINELYTYMVQKPETVNQAMLLTLVGRYIERIADHATNIGESVVYLVTGKRPDLNQ from the coding sequence ATGATTCGCAGAAAAGAATTCGATAAAGATCTGGAAGAACTGCGCTCCCTGCTGCAGCAGATGGGCGAGCATGTAACGGATGCACTCGACGGTGCGATACTGGCCCTGCAGACCCTTGATACGGTACGGGCGCAGGAGATTGTTAAAGCGGACCTGCGGCTGAACGCCATGGAAGACCGGATTATGGAGATCGGCTCACGGCTGATCATCACCCAGCAGCCGGTGGCGAAGGATCTGCGCCGCATTATTGTAGCCTTCAAAATCTCCAGCGATCTGGAGCGGATGGGCGATCTGGCACTGGACGTAGCCAAGGTAACGATGCGCATCCAGGGACAGCAGCTGATTAAGCCGCTTGTGGATATTCCGCGCATGGCTGAGCTTGTCACGATCATGACCACAGAGGCTATTCAGTCTTATCTGGACGAGAATACGGATCTGGCCTACAAAATGGCGCAGGATGACGATCAGGTCGATGGCCTGTACAGCGCGATGATTAACGAACTGTACACTTATATGGTTCAGAAGCCTGAAACAGTGAATCAGGCGATGCTGCTCACACTGGTTGGCCGTTACATTGAGCGGATTGCCGATCATGCCACGAATATTGGCGAGAGTGTAGTGTATCTGGTTACAGGTAAACGTCCGGATTTGAACCAATAA